The Thioalkalivibrio thiocyanodenitrificans ARhD 1 nucleotide sequence TACCGGAACTCATCGACGGGCTGCAGGCGCTGGGTGAACGTCACGGCATCACCATCGTCAACTTCGGCCACGCGGGCAACGGCAACATCCATGTGAACCTGCTGGTGGACCCGGACGACCCGGCACAGATGCAGGCGAGCGACCGATGCCTGGACGAGGTGTTCTCCCTGGTGCTGAACCTGCGCGGTAGCCTGTCCGGGGAGCACGGCATCGGCCTGGTGAAGCGCGAGTTTGTTGCTCGGGAGATCGAGCCGGACACCCTGGATCTGATGCGCCGCATCAAGTCCCAGTTCGACCCGGCCGGCATTTTGAACCCGGGCAAGGGCTTCCCGGATCCGGCCTGAGATTCCTTCCGGCAAACGGCGGGAGCTATTTCACCACGCGCAGGTGGCTTCCCTTGCCGTCACCCCCACCCCCGGAACCGGGGCCGTCACCCGAGGGCCCGTTGCCGCCCTCGTCGGTAAACATCATGCCCTGGCCGTTCTCGCGGGTATAGATGGCCATCACCCGGTGCACGGGGATCTGCACGCTCATCGGCCTCCCGCCGAAGCGGGCGCTGAAGGTGACCTCCTCGTTGCCCAGCGTCAGTCCCTGAACGGCCATGGGCGCAATATTCATGACGATACGACCGCCTTCCACGTAATCGGAGGGGACCATGACGTCATCATTGCTGGCGTCCACCAGCAGGTGAGGCGTGAGACCATTGTCCACAATCCATTGGTAGATCGCGCGAACAAGGTACGGCCGGCTGGAGGTCATGGGCTCGGTCATCGGGAGCCTCCCGGTCAGGAACGCAGTTCCCGTTCAGCCTCGGTCAGGCTGTGCATGAACGAGGGCCGGGCGAAGAGGCGCTTGGCATAGGACGCGATGGGCTTGGGAACGCTGCCGGATGGGATGCCGTAGGCGGGCAGTCGCCAGAGTATGGGCAGGATGGCACAGTCCACCAGACTGAACTCGTCGCTCAGGAAATAGGGCTTGATCGCAAACACGTCCGCCGTGGATACCAGACTCTCCAGCAGGATCTTGCGGCTCTTGGCGGACAGCTTGCGGCCGTTGGCCTCGGCCTCCTCCGCCAGCGTGTACCAGTCCCGCTCGATGCGGTACAGGGCGAGCCGGGCCGCCGCCCGGGACACCGGGTCCACCGGCATCAACGGCGGATGCGGGAAGCGCTCGTCCAGATATTCGGTGATCACCTGCGGCCCGTACAGGGCCAGGTCCCGAT carries:
- a CDS encoding glutathione S-transferase N-terminal domain-containing protein, encoding MALIAARRSVMTLFSAPLCVQSHRVRIVLAEKDITVDVINIDPDDKPEDLSDLNPYNSVPTLVDRDLALYGPQVITEYLDERFPHPPLMPVDPVSRAAARLALYRIERDWYTLAEEAEANGRKLSAKSRKILLESLVSTADVFAIKPYFLSDEFSLVDCAILPILWRLPAYGIPSGSVPKPIASYAKRLFARPSFMHSLTEAERELRS
- a CDS encoding ClpXP protease specificity-enhancing factor; this translates as MTSSRPYLVRAIYQWIVDNGLTPHLLVDASNDDVMVPSDYVEGGRIVMNIAPMAVQGLTLGNEEVTFSARFGGRPMSVQIPVHRVMAIYTRENGQGMMFTDEGGNGPSGDGPGSGGGGDGKGSHLRVVK